Proteins encoded in a region of the Candidatus Omnitrophota bacterium genome:
- a CDS encoding phage terminase large subunit has product MLYGGARGGGKTEAGIVWLTDCVNDPNFRGLVIRKNADDLSDWKDRAYKFYRGLGAKIVGNPGVIKFPSCAIIRLGHLKDDQAYTKYQGHEYHRMLIEELTQIPDEKRYGQLIASCRSVYPELRPQIFSTTNPGGVGHGWVKNRWKLDNVADWGKPFIAEDTKRYRIFIPAKIDDNPTLMKNDPDYLKTLESYKNIDPELYKAWRWGSWDVFSGQVFREFRYELHVTDKFDFNIDECKNIIGFDWGYNAPGCAIWIAIAPENRFGTNHIYIYREIYQNEKTPEDWAKQISVFTKREPTEFMVLPHDCFNRDRTGKRSIADIFKDEIGVRIESGTTLSKGARLNRLAITHDLLAESGDGVPYLRIHPKCQNLIRTLPQLVYDENKLEDVDSSGEDHAYDALSVGLMFISIRYKLNAGAIKNRSLKTEKPRLLIDPKTGEYYDKDFVEEFKKHAKKKKKSWVYK; this is encoded by the coding sequence TTGCTTTATGGTGGAGCCAGAGGAGGGGGCAAGACCGAAGCTGGTATTGTTTGGCTGACCGACTGCGTTAACGACCCTAATTTTAGAGGGCTAGTTATCAGAAAAAATGCCGATGACCTCTCAGACTGGAAAGATAGAGCGTACAAATTTTATCGAGGACTTGGAGCTAAAATTGTCGGTAATCCTGGGGTGATAAAGTTTCCTTCCTGTGCGATCATAAGACTAGGGCATTTGAAAGACGATCAAGCGTATACGAAGTATCAAGGACACGAATATCATAGAATGCTGATTGAGGAGTTGACCCAAATACCAGATGAGAAAAGGTACGGTCAGCTGATAGCCTCTTGCCGTTCAGTTTACCCTGAATTGCGTCCACAGATATTTTCTACTACCAACCCTGGGGGTGTGGGGCATGGTTGGGTAAAAAACCGCTGGAAGCTTGACAACGTGGCAGATTGGGGAAAGCCATTTATAGCCGAAGATACCAAAAGGTATCGTATCTTTATACCGGCTAAAATTGACGACAATCCTACCCTGATGAAAAACGACCCTGACTACTTGAAAACCCTGGAAAGCTACAAAAATATTGACCCTGAATTGTACAAAGCTTGGCGTTGGGGTTCTTGGGACGTGTTTAGCGGTCAAGTATTTAGAGAGTTCCGATATGAATTACACGTCACTGACAAATTTGATTTCAATATTGATGAGTGTAAAAATATTATTGGCTTTGACTGGGGATATAATGCCCCTGGCTGTGCGATTTGGATCGCTATTGCACCAGAGAACCGCTTCGGTACAAACCACATTTACATATACCGAGAGATATATCAGAACGAGAAAACACCGGAAGATTGGGCGAAGCAAATATCAGTTTTTACCAAAAGAGAACCCACCGAATTTATGGTACTGCCCCATGACTGTTTTAACAGGGACAGGACAGGCAAAAGATCAATAGCCGACATATTTAAAGATGAAATTGGAGTGCGGATTGAATCCGGCACAACCCTTTCCAAGGGAGCTAGATTAAACCGTTTAGCTATCACTCACGATTTACTGGCTGAATCAGGTGACGGAGTACCATATCTGCGAATCCACCCGAAGTGCCAAAACTTAATTCGAACATTACCTCAACTGGTGTACGATGAAAACAAGCTTGAAGATGTCGATAGTTCCGGTGAGGATCACGCCTATGACGCTTTATCGGTTGGTTTAATGTTCATTTCAATCAGATACAAACTTAATGCCGGTGCAATTAAAAATAGAAGCCTTAAAACCGAAAAACCAAGATTGTTGATTGATCCCAAAACAGGTGAATACTACGACAAAGACTTTGTAGAGGAGTTTAAAAAGCACGCCAAGAAAAAGAAAAAGAGCTGGGTTTATAAATAA